One stretch of Zingiber officinale cultivar Zhangliang chromosome 6B, Zo_v1.1, whole genome shotgun sequence DNA includes these proteins:
- the LOC121991843 gene encoding peroxidase P7-like — protein MTSADSTIYRAPDCPIKRHLVALHLQSAMAKFSNGCVIVVALICFLAMLSRTANGQLSSTFYSSTCPNLQSIVRSAMTQAVNREKRIGASILRLFFHDCFVNGCDGSILLDDTSSFTGEKTAGPNNNSVRGFDVIDTVKTNVESACPSTVSCADILALAARDGVVLLGGPTWTVLLGRRDATTASLSTANSDLPSPASSLSQLISAFSNKGLNARDLTALSGGHTIGQSRCVNFRAHIYNDANIDSAFATSRQANCPSASGSGDDNLAPLDLQTPVVFDNDYYKNLVVRKGLLHSDQELFNNGSQDSLVRQYSNNNAAFSNDFTAAMIKMGNISPLTGSSGQIRVNCRKVNG, from the exons ATGACGAGCGCTGATAGCACTATATATAGAGCGCCAGACTGCCCTATTAAGAGGCATCTAGTAGCGTTGCACTTGCAGAGCGCCATGGCCAAGTTCTCAAACGGCTGCGTGATCGTCGTCGCCCTGATCTGTTTCCTCGCGATGCTTTCGCGTACTGCGAACGGGCAGCTCTCCTCCACGTTCTACAGCAGCACGTGCCCTAATCTGCAGAGCATCGTCCGGTCGGCCATGACGCAGGCCGTCAACAGAGAGAAGAGGATCGGAGCATCCATCCTCCGTCTCTTCTTCCATGACTGCTTTGTCAAC GGCTGTGACGGCTCGATTCTGTTGGACGACACGTCGAGTTTCACAGGCGAGAAGACCGCCGGCCCAAATAACAACTCTGTCCGTGGCTTCGACGTCATCGACACAGTCAAAACCAACGTCGAATCCGCTTGCCCTTCCACTGTCTCCTGCGCCGACATTCTTGCCCTTGCTGCCCGAGACGGCGTAGTCTTG CTTGGGGGACCCACGTGGACGGTGCTGCTGGGGCGGCGGGACGCCACCACCGCCAGCTTGAGCACCGCCAACAGCGACCTCCCCAGCCCGGCCTCCAGCCTCTCCCAGCTCATCTCCGCCTTCTCTAACAAGGGCCTCAACGCGCGGGACTTGACGGCGCTATCCGGCGGCCACACCATCGGCCAGTCCCGCTGCGTCAACTTCCGGGCCCACATCTACAACGACGCCAACATCGACTCCGCCTTCGCCACCAGCCGCCAGGCCAACTGCCCGTCGGCCTCGGGCAGCGGCGACGACAACTTGGCCCCGCTGGATCTCCAGACGCCGGTGGTGTTCGACAACGATTACTACAAGAATCTGGTGGTGCGGAAAGGTCTCCTCCACTCGGACCAGGAGCTCTTCAACAACGGGTCGCAGGATTCGCTGGTGCGGCAGTACAGCAACAACAACGCGGCCTTCTCCAACGACTTCACGGCGGCCATGATCAAGATGGGCAACATCAGCCCGCTCACTGGATCGAGTGGACAGATTCGTGTCAATTGCAGGAAAGTCAACGGTTAA